One region of Ornithinibacter aureus genomic DNA includes:
- the gltB gene encoding glutamate synthase large subunit: MTVARFSAQPTDTGLYRREHEHDACGVALVATMRGSAGHDIVAHALDALRNLDHRGATGADPLVGDGAGILTQVPDAFFRAVLDADLPEAGAYAVGMAYLPREDDERARAEQRIADIAADEGLRVIAWRDVPVTPDLVGQSARECMPVFRQLFVTSEQGLRGIELDRVAFCLRKRAEHEAEVYFPSLSARTVVYKGMLTTGQLEPFFPDLSDERFASELALVHSRFSTNTFPSWPLAHPYRLIAHNGEINTVKGNRNWMRARESQISSTVIPGDIERVFPICTPAASDSATFDEVLELLHLGGRSLPHAVLMMIPEAWENHESMDPARRAFYEFHSTFMEPWDGPACVTFTDGTLIGAVLDRNGLRPGRFWVTDDGLVVLASEAGVLDIEPERVVRRGRLQPGRMFLVDTAAGRIISDEEVKSGLAAEHPYEEWLHAGLLELSDLPEREHIIHTAASVARRQRTFGYTEEELKLILAPMASAGLEALGSMGTDTPIAVLSDRPRLVFDYFTQLFAQVTNPPLDAIREELVTSLGSSIGPEGNVLDASPAHARQVVLPFPVIDNDELAKLVHINADGDLPGYSTVVVKGTYDVGGGAPALRARLHEIFAEVSAAIAQGARFVVLSDRDSDRDLAPIPSLLLTSAVHHHLIREKTRTQVGLLVEAGDVREVHHVALLVGFGAAAINPYLAMETVEDMVRSGAITSVTEEKAVANLIKALGKGVLKVMSKMGISTVASYRGAQVFEAIGLSQDLVDEFFTGTVSQLGGVDLDVIAAETAARHAMAYPPDGIRQAHRKLLVGGEYQWRREGEPHLFDPETVFRLQHATRARRYDIFKQYTRRIDEQAGRLMTLRGLFELGGAQPRPPVPIEEVESVADIVQRFNTGAMSYGSISMEAHETLAIAMNRLKARSNTGEGGEDPERLMDPQRRSAIKQVASGRFGVTSLYLTHADDIQIKMAQGAKPGEGGQLPGPKVYPWIAKTRHSTPGVGLISPPPHHDIYSIEDLAQLIHDLKNANPQARIHVKLVSEVGVGTVAAGVSKAHADVVLISGHDGGTGASPLTSLKHAGGPWELGLAETQQTLVLNGLRDRIVVQVDGQLKTGRDVVIAALLGAEEFGFATAPLVVSGCILMRVCHLDTCPVGIATQNPELRARFSGQPEFVETFFEYIAEEVREYLAALGYRSIEEAIGQVQHIDASKAITHWKASGLDLAPILARVESPDGSGIRHTIGQDHGLEKALDHELIAASRDAIDNGTPVSARFRIRNVNRTVGTMLGHEVTKVHPKGLPDGAIDLTLTGSAGQSFGAFLPAGVTLRLEGDANDYVGKGLSGGRVIVRPAPASALVAEDNVIGGNVIGYGATSGELFLRGRVGERFCVRNSGATAVVEGVGDHGLEYMTGGTALILGPTGRNVAAGMSGGVAYVLDLDPAHVNRELVDLGPLRAEDELVVHDLLERHHRWTDSAVAARLLADWDSARSAFTLVLPRSYQRVLDVRAKAAAEGLDPDGTQVWERIMEASRG; this comes from the coding sequence GTGACCGTCGCCCGCTTCTCCGCCCAGCCCACCGACACGGGCCTGTACCGCCGCGAGCACGAGCACGACGCCTGCGGCGTGGCCCTCGTCGCGACGATGCGGGGCAGTGCCGGCCACGACATCGTCGCGCACGCCCTCGACGCGCTGCGAAACCTCGATCACCGAGGCGCCACCGGCGCCGACCCGCTGGTGGGTGACGGTGCCGGCATCCTCACCCAGGTCCCCGACGCGTTCTTCCGCGCGGTCCTGGATGCCGACCTCCCCGAGGCCGGCGCCTATGCCGTCGGCATGGCCTACCTGCCCCGGGAGGACGACGAGCGCGCCCGGGCGGAGCAGCGGATCGCCGACATCGCAGCGGACGAGGGCCTTCGGGTCATCGCCTGGCGTGACGTCCCCGTGACCCCCGATCTCGTCGGCCAGTCCGCCCGTGAGTGCATGCCGGTCTTCCGACAGCTGTTCGTCACCTCCGAGCAGGGGCTTCGTGGCATCGAGCTCGACCGGGTGGCCTTCTGCCTGCGCAAGCGCGCCGAGCACGAGGCGGAGGTCTACTTCCCGTCGCTGTCGGCCCGCACGGTCGTCTACAAGGGCATGCTCACCACGGGTCAGCTCGAGCCCTTCTTCCCCGACCTGTCCGACGAGCGATTCGCCTCCGAGCTCGCGCTCGTGCACTCCCGCTTCTCGACGAACACCTTCCCGAGCTGGCCGCTCGCGCACCCGTACCGGCTGATCGCGCACAACGGTGAGATCAACACCGTCAAGGGCAACCGCAACTGGATGCGGGCCCGCGAGAGCCAGATCAGCTCGACGGTCATCCCCGGCGACATCGAGCGCGTGTTCCCGATCTGCACCCCCGCCGCCTCGGACTCGGCGACGTTCGACGAGGTCCTCGAGCTGCTGCACCTCGGGGGTCGCTCGCTGCCGCACGCCGTGCTCATGATGATCCCCGAGGCGTGGGAGAACCACGAGTCGATGGACCCGGCTCGGCGTGCCTTCTACGAGTTCCACTCCACCTTCATGGAGCCGTGGGACGGCCCGGCCTGTGTCACCTTCACCGACGGCACCCTCATCGGTGCGGTGCTCGACCGCAACGGCCTGCGTCCGGGCCGCTTCTGGGTCACCGACGACGGGCTCGTCGTGCTCGCCTCCGAGGCAGGGGTCCTCGACATCGAGCCCGAGCGGGTCGTGCGCCGCGGCCGGCTCCAGCCCGGTCGCATGTTCCTCGTCGACACCGCGGCCGGCCGCATCATCAGCGACGAGGAGGTCAAGTCGGGCCTGGCCGCCGAGCACCCCTACGAGGAGTGGCTGCACGCCGGCCTGCTCGAGCTGTCCGACCTGCCCGAGCGCGAGCACATCATCCACACCGCAGCCTCGGTGGCGAGGCGCCAGCGCACCTTCGGCTACACCGAGGAGGAGCTGAAGCTCATCCTGGCGCCGATGGCGTCCGCCGGCCTCGAGGCGCTGGGCTCGATGGGCACCGACACCCCGATCGCCGTGCTCTCCGACCGGCCGCGACTGGTCTTCGACTACTTCACCCAGCTCTTCGCCCAGGTGACCAACCCTCCGCTCGACGCGATCCGCGAAGAGCTCGTCACCTCGCTCGGGTCCTCGATCGGCCCCGAGGGCAACGTGCTCGACGCCTCCCCGGCGCACGCGCGCCAGGTGGTGCTGCCGTTCCCGGTCATCGACAACGACGAGCTGGCCAAGCTCGTGCACATCAACGCCGACGGTGACCTGCCCGGGTACAGCACGGTCGTCGTCAAGGGCACCTACGACGTGGGCGGCGGCGCCCCGGCCCTGCGGGCCCGCCTGCACGAGATCTTCGCCGAGGTGTCCGCGGCCATCGCCCAGGGTGCCCGGTTCGTCGTGCTGTCCGACCGCGACTCCGACCGTGACCTCGCGCCGATCCCCTCGCTGCTGCTGACCTCGGCGGTGCACCACCACCTCATCCGCGAGAAGACCCGCACCCAGGTCGGCCTGCTGGTCGAGGCGGGCGACGTGCGCGAGGTGCACCACGTGGCGCTGCTCGTCGGGTTCGGTGCGGCCGCGATCAACCCCTACCTCGCCATGGAGACCGTCGAGGACATGGTCCGCAGCGGTGCCATCACCTCGGTCACCGAGGAGAAGGCCGTCGCCAACCTCATCAAGGCCCTGGGCAAGGGGGTCCTGAAGGTGATGTCCAAGATGGGCATCTCCACGGTCGCCTCCTACCGCGGCGCCCAGGTCTTCGAGGCCATCGGGCTCTCCCAGGACCTCGTCGACGAGTTCTTCACCGGCACCGTCAGCCAGCTCGGCGGGGTCGACCTCGACGTCATCGCCGCCGAGACCGCGGCGCGCCACGCCATGGCCTACCCGCCCGACGGCATCCGCCAGGCCCACCGCAAGCTGCTCGTCGGCGGTGAGTACCAGTGGCGCCGCGAGGGTGAGCCGCACCTGTTCGACCCCGAGACCGTCTTCCGGCTCCAGCACGCCACGCGGGCCCGTCGCTACGACATCTTCAAGCAGTACACCCGTCGCATCGACGAGCAGGCCGGGCGCCTGATGACCCTGCGGGGCCTCTTCGAGCTCGGGGGGGCGCAGCCGCGCCCGCCCGTGCCGATCGAGGAGGTCGAATCGGTCGCCGACATCGTCCAGCGCTTCAACACCGGTGCGATGAGCTACGGCTCGATCAGCATGGAGGCGCACGAGACCCTGGCCATCGCCATGAACCGGCTCAAGGCCCGCTCGAACACGGGTGAGGGCGGCGAGGACCCCGAACGCCTGATGGACCCGCAGCGACGCTCGGCCATCAAGCAGGTCGCCTCGGGTCGATTCGGCGTCACCTCGCTCTACCTGACCCACGCCGACGACATCCAGATCAAGATGGCCCAGGGCGCCAAGCCCGGCGAGGGCGGGCAGCTGCCCGGCCCGAAGGTCTACCCGTGGATCGCCAAGACGCGGCACTCGACGCCGGGCGTCGGCCTGATCAGCCCGCCGCCGCACCACGACATCTACTCCATCGAGGACCTCGCACAGCTCATCCACGACCTGAAGAACGCGAACCCGCAGGCCCGCATCCACGTCAAGCTCGTCTCCGAGGTCGGCGTCGGCACGGTCGCGGCGGGCGTCAGCAAGGCCCACGCCGACGTCGTGCTGATCTCCGGCCACGACGGCGGCACCGGCGCCAGCCCGCTGACCAGCCTCAAGCACGCCGGCGGCCCGTGGGAGCTCGGCCTTGCCGAGACCCAGCAGACGCTGGTGCTCAACGGGCTGCGCGACCGCATCGTCGTGCAGGTCGACGGTCAGCTCAAGACCGGCCGTGACGTCGTCATCGCCGCCCTGCTCGGCGCCGAGGAGTTCGGCTTCGCGACGGCCCCGCTCGTCGTCTCGGGCTGCATCCTCATGCGGGTCTGCCACCTGGACACCTGTCCGGTCGGCATCGCCACCCAGAACCCCGAGCTGCGCGCCCGCTTCTCGGGCCAGCCAGAGTTCGTCGAGACCTTCTTCGAGTACATCGCCGAGGAGGTTCGCGAGTACCTCGCGGCGCTGGGCTACCGCAGCATCGAGGAGGCCATCGGCCAGGTCCAGCACATCGACGCCTCCAAGGCGATCACCCACTGGAAGGCCTCCGGCCTGGACCTCGCGCCGATTCTGGCGCGCGTGGAGAGCCCGGACGGCTCCGGCATCCGGCACACCATCGGGCAGGACCACGGCCTCGAGAAGGCCCTGGACCACGAGCTCATCGCGGCGTCGCGCGACGCCATCGACAACGGCACCCCGGTGAGCGCCCGGTTCCGCATCCGCAACGTCAACCGCACGGTCGGCACGATGCTCGGGCACGAGGTGACCAAGGTGCACCCGAAGGGGCTGCCCGACGGCGCCATCGACCTCACCCTGACCGGCTCTGCCGGCCAGAGCTTCGGGGCGTTCCTTCCCGCCGGGGTGACGTTGCGCCTCGAGGGCGACGCCAACGACTACGTCGGCAAGGGGCTCTCCGGCGGGCGCGTCATCGTCCGCCCGGCACCGGCATCCGCCCTCGTCGCCGAGGACAACGTCATCGGCGGCAACGTCATCGGCTACGGCGCGACCTCGGGTGAGCTGTTCCTGCGAGGTCGGGTCGGCGAACGCTTCTGCGTGCGCAACTCGGGCGCGACCGCCGTCGTCGAGGGCGTGGGTGACCACGGCCTCGAGTACATGACCGGCGGCACCGCGCTCATCCTCGGGCCCACCGGGCGCAACGTCGCCGCCGGCATGTCCGGTGGCGTCGCCTACGTGCTCGACCTCGACCCGGCCCACGTCAACCGTGAGCTCGTCGACCTCGGGCCGCTGCGCGCCGAGGACGAACTCGTCGTGCACGACCTGCTCGAGCGCCACCACCGGTGGACCGACTCAGCGGTCGCAGCCCGACTCCTCGCCGACTGGGACTCCGCCCGCTCGGCATTCACCCTGGTCCTTCCTCGCAGCTACCAGCGCGTCCTCGACGTGCGGGCCAAGGCGGCGGCGGAGGGGCTGGACCCCGACGGCACCCAGGTGTGGGAGCGGATCATGGAGGCCTCCCGTGGCTGA
- a CDS encoding hotdog fold thioesterase, with amino-acid sequence MTDSPDATQPTHDRTPQHPTDGPDGVEAMRAMNPNSLMHRMGIEIVEASAQRLVATMPVEGNTQPYGLLHGGASVVLAETLGSIGAALHAGPGKAVVGLDINATHHRAARSGLVTGVATPISLGRTLACYEIVVTDDTGARTCTSRITCLIRDAAPGA; translated from the coding sequence ATGACCGACAGCCCCGACGCCACGCAGCCCACCCACGACCGCACCCCCCAGCACCCCACCGACGGGCCGGACGGTGTCGAGGCGATGCGGGCGATGAACCCGAACTCCCTGATGCACCGGATGGGCATCGAGATCGTCGAGGCCTCCGCGCAGCGACTCGTCGCGACGATGCCGGTGGAGGGCAACACCCAGCCCTACGGCCTGCTGCACGGGGGTGCCTCGGTGGTGCTCGCCGAGACGTTGGGCTCGATCGGGGCAGCCCTGCACGCCGGCCCCGGCAAGGCCGTCGTCGGCCTCGACATCAACGCCACACACCACCGCGCGGCCCGCTCCGGTCTGGTCACCGGGGTGGCGACGCCCATCTCCCTGGGGCGCACCCTCGCCTGCTACGAGATCGTCGTCACCGACGACACCGGCGCGCGCACCTGCACGAGCCGGATCACGTGCCTGATCAGGGATGCCGCCCCGGGCGCCTGA
- a CDS encoding GNAT family N-acetyltransferase — translation MDRDDLRDVMGLWLAARVDNGSSKEAAGRALTDGRLSTALRRPGVHSFVARIDGEPVGYAIASENPFGLSPQAELAVEQLWVGPDARRHGVAKSLLAAVLSTAERSGCEVVVSNVPTASRDANRFFARLGFASVITRRVVSTSALRRKLAPESVETGHELLRRRRSLRSRAFPAAASRQF, via the coding sequence GTGGACCGCGACGACCTGCGGGACGTCATGGGCCTCTGGCTGGCTGCTCGCGTCGACAACGGCTCGAGCAAGGAGGCCGCCGGTCGGGCGCTGACCGACGGTCGGCTCAGCACGGCCCTGCGCCGCCCCGGCGTCCACTCCTTCGTTGCTCGCATCGACGGCGAGCCCGTCGGTTACGCCATCGCCAGCGAGAACCCGTTCGGCCTCAGCCCCCAGGCCGAGCTCGCCGTCGAACAGCTCTGGGTCGGGCCCGACGCACGGCGCCACGGGGTGGCCAAGTCGCTCCTCGCGGCCGTGCTGTCCACCGCCGAGCGGTCCGGCTGCGAGGTCGTGGTCTCGAACGTGCCGACGGCCAGCCGCGACGCCAACCGCTTCTTCGCCCGCCTGGGCTTCGCGTCGGTCATCACCCGTCGGGTGGTCTCCACGAGCGCGCTGCGTCGCAAGCTCGCTCCCGAGAGCGTCGAGACCGGCCACGAGCTGCTGCGCCGCCGCCGCTCACTGCGCAGCCGGGCCTTCCCGGCCGCTGCCTCCCGTCAGTTCTGA
- a CDS encoding ANTAR domain-containing response regulator, with the protein MSETSPVPAAPAAAPSAPAKRVLVAEDEAIIRLDLAEMLTEAGYEVVGQASDGEQAVALATSLKPDIVIMDVKMPVMDGISAAEQIGKDRLCPVVMLTAFSQTELVERARDAGVMAYIVKPFTASDVTPALDIALSRWAELKTLEAEIADLGDRLETRKAVDRAKGVLMTKLKITEGDAFRWIQKTAMDRRMSMREVADAVVAGMEKA; encoded by the coding sequence ATGAGTGAGACCAGTCCTGTCCCGGCTGCCCCCGCGGCTGCGCCATCCGCCCCGGCAAAGCGTGTGCTCGTCGCCGAGGACGAGGCCATCATCCGGCTCGACCTCGCCGAGATGCTGACCGAAGCCGGCTACGAGGTGGTCGGTCAGGCCAGCGACGGCGAGCAGGCCGTCGCCCTGGCCACGTCGCTGAAGCCGGACATCGTCATCATGGACGTCAAGATGCCGGTCATGGACGGCATCAGCGCGGCCGAACAGATCGGCAAGGACCGGCTCTGCCCGGTCGTCATGCTGACCGCGTTCAGCCAGACCGAGCTGGTCGAGCGGGCGCGGGACGCGGGTGTGATGGCCTACATCGTCAAGCCGTTCACGGCCAGTGACGTCACCCCCGCCCTGGACATCGCGTTGTCGCGCTGGGCCGAGCTGAAGACCCTCGAGGCCGAGATCGCCGACCTCGGCGACCGGCTGGAGACCCGCAAGGCCGTCGACCGGGCCAAGGGCGTGCTGATGACCAAGCTGAAGATCACCGAGGGCGACGCGTTCCGGTGGATTCAGAAGACGGCGATGGACCGCCGGATGAGCATGCGTGAGGTCGCCGACGCCGTCGTGGCCGGCATGGAGAAGGCCTGA
- the pyk gene encoding pyruvate kinase, giving the protein MRRAKIVCTLGPATSSAENLRELVRSGMDVARLNLSHGDHTDHERVYHDVRRASDAMGRAVGILVDLQGPKIRTARFENGPIELMRGASFTITTRDVPGNEVEVGTTYAGLPGDVSIGDRILIDDGKLALIATEVTDTDVVCQVIEGGMLSNNKGINLPGVAVSVPAMSEKDKDDLRWALRMRVDMIALSFVRSAEDILDVHKIMDEEGLRLPVIAKIEKPQAVENLDEIIRAFDGVMVARGDLGVEMPLEEVPLVQKRACEIARRRAKPVIVATQVLESMIDNARPTRAEASDAANAVLDGADALMLSGETSVGKHAFAAVRTMARIIENTEDHGLHRIRPLGTRPSSKGGAVTAAAADIGELLGVKFLITFTESGDSTRRLSRVRPRIPMLAFTPNQWTRSQLALTWGVETFLVGKAKHTDEMAMQVDEVLLAAGRVVEGDTVIIVAGSPPGIPGSTNALRVHRVGDAKNRVAPAYSEL; this is encoded by the coding sequence ATGCGTCGCGCCAAGATCGTCTGCACTCTCGGTCCCGCCACCAGCTCCGCCGAGAACCTTCGGGAACTCGTCCGTTCCGGCATGGACGTCGCCCGGCTGAACCTCAGCCACGGCGACCACACCGACCACGAGCGCGTCTACCACGACGTGCGCAGGGCCAGCGACGCCATGGGGCGCGCCGTCGGCATCCTGGTCGACCTCCAGGGCCCGAAGATCCGCACGGCCCGCTTCGAGAACGGGCCGATCGAGCTCATGCGGGGGGCGTCCTTCACCATCACCACCCGCGACGTGCCGGGCAACGAGGTCGAGGTCGGCACCACCTACGCCGGGCTGCCCGGCGACGTCAGCATCGGTGACCGCATCCTCATCGACGACGGCAAGCTCGCCCTCATCGCCACCGAGGTGACCGACACCGACGTCGTGTGCCAGGTCATCGAGGGCGGCATGCTCTCCAACAACAAGGGAATCAACCTGCCGGGTGTCGCCGTGTCGGTGCCGGCCATGTCCGAGAAGGACAAGGACGACCTGCGCTGGGCCCTGCGCATGCGCGTGGACATGATCGCGCTGTCGTTCGTCCGCAGCGCCGAGGACATCCTCGACGTCCACAAGATCATGGACGAGGAGGGCCTGCGACTGCCCGTCATCGCCAAGATCGAGAAGCCGCAGGCGGTCGAGAACCTCGACGAGATCATCCGCGCCTTCGACGGTGTCATGGTGGCCCGTGGTGACCTCGGCGTCGAGATGCCCCTCGAGGAGGTCCCGCTCGTGCAGAAGCGCGCCTGCGAGATCGCCCGGCGCCGCGCCAAGCCCGTCATCGTCGCCACCCAGGTGCTCGAGTCGATGATCGACAACGCCCGCCCGACCCGGGCCGAGGCCTCGGATGCCGCGAACGCCGTCCTCGACGGCGCTGACGCCCTGATGCTCTCGGGCGAGACCAGCGTCGGAAAGCACGCCTTCGCGGCGGTGCGCACGATGGCCCGCATCATCGAGAACACCGAGGACCACGGGCTGCACCGCATCCGTCCCCTCGGCACCCGCCCGAGCTCCAAGGGTGGTGCGGTCACCGCGGCCGCCGCCGACATCGGTGAGCTGCTCGGGGTCAAGTTCCTCATCACGTTCACCGAGAGCGGCGACTCCACGCGCCGGCTGTCCCGGGTTCGCCCGCGCATCCCCATGCTCGCGTTCACGCCCAACCAGTGGACCCGCAGCCAGCTCGCCCTCACCTGGGGTGTCGAGACCTTCCTCGTCGGCAAGGCCAAGCACACCGACGAGATGGCGATGCAGGTCGACGAGGTGCTGCTCGCCGCGGGGCGGGTCGTCGAGGGCGACACCGTGATCATCGTCGCGGGCTCGCCCCCCGGCATCCCGGGCTCCACGAACGCGTTGCGCGTGCACCGCGTCGGCGACGCCAAGAACCGCGTGGCCCCGGCCTACAGCGAGCTCTGA
- a CDS encoding DUF554 domain-containing protein produces MTSLFPGAGTALNVLTVLIGAGLGMAVGHRLREHTRSVVTDVLGLVTLLVAGLSAMAVTDVALRDAVGSGFPVLIVLGSLLIGSITGSMLRIEDRLEGLAGTIQRWVSRRSTGSSIEGGSDHASRERFIEGWLTASLLFCVGPLTILGSLNDGLGRGIDQLALKAVLDGFAALAFAASFGVGVLLSAVSVLVVQGALTVVGVLLGDLVPDAHISALTATGGLMLAGIALRLLRIRDIPVGDMLPALVVAPLLTQLVIWLR; encoded by the coding sequence GTGACCTCGCTCTTTCCCGGTGCCGGGACCGCCCTGAACGTCCTCACCGTCCTCATCGGGGCGGGTCTCGGGATGGCCGTCGGGCACCGTCTGCGCGAGCACACCCGCTCGGTCGTGACCGATGTGCTCGGCCTGGTCACCCTGCTCGTGGCGGGCCTGTCGGCGATGGCCGTGACCGACGTCGCCCTCCGTGACGCGGTCGGGTCCGGCTTCCCGGTGCTCATCGTCCTCGGGTCGTTGCTCATCGGCTCGATCACCGGGTCGATGCTGCGCATCGAGGACCGTCTCGAGGGTCTGGCCGGAACGATCCAGCGCTGGGTGTCGCGTCGGTCGACGGGGTCGAGCATCGAGGGGGGAAGCGACCACGCATCCCGCGAGCGGTTCATCGAAGGGTGGCTCACGGCATCCCTGCTGTTCTGCGTGGGCCCGCTCACCATCCTCGGCTCCCTCAACGACGGCCTCGGCCGCGGCATCGACCAGCTCGCGCTCAAGGCGGTGCTCGACGGTTTCGCCGCCCTGGCGTTCGCGGCCAGCTTCGGGGTGGGAGTGCTGCTCTCCGCCGTGTCGGTGCTCGTCGTGCAGGGGGCGCTCACGGTCGTCGGCGTGCTGCTCGGCGACCTCGTGCCCGATGCCCACATCTCGGCCCTGACCGCCACCGGCGGGCTGATGCTCGCGGGCATCGCGCTGCGGCTGCTGCGCATCCGGGACATCCCCGTGGGGGACATGCTGCCGGCCCTGGTCGTCGCGCCGCTGCTCACCCAGCTGGTGATCTGGCTGCGCTGA
- a CDS encoding glutamate synthase subunit beta, whose amino-acid sequence MADPQGFLRTRERELPRRRPVPVRIKDWKEVYEEQPVPELQRQAGRCMDCGIPFCHSGCPLGNLIPEWNDLAWKGEWRQAIDRLHATNNFPEFTGRLCPAPCEAACVLGINQPAVTIKQVEVSIIDRAFENGTVTPEAPERLSGKTVAVIGSGPAGLAAAQQLTRAGHTVAVYERADAPGGLLRYGIPEFKMEKAVLDRRIAQMKSEGTRFRNGVEIGKDLTAADLRKRFDAVVIATGATVPRDLPVPGRELDGVMQAMDFLPPANRVARGQHVDGQVTAEGKDVIVIGGGDTGADCIGTSHRQGARSVTSLEIMPQPPGERPVNQPWPTYPMTFRVASAHEEGGDRVYAVSTSEIVGDGHGRVAALRLHEVRMGENGFEKVEGTERELPAQLVLLAMGFLGPQQDLLDQFGVERDARTNAARDDAYMTNVPGVFVAGDAGRGQSLIVWAIAEGRSAANGVDAWLMGKPSRLPRPVNPTDRPLMA is encoded by the coding sequence GTGGCTGACCCCCAAGGTTTCTTGCGCACGCGTGAGCGCGAACTGCCGCGACGTCGCCCCGTTCCGGTCCGGATCAAGGACTGGAAGGAGGTCTACGAGGAGCAGCCGGTCCCCGAGCTCCAGCGGCAGGCCGGGCGCTGCATGGACTGCGGCATCCCGTTCTGCCACAGCGGCTGCCCGCTCGGCAACCTCATCCCGGAGTGGAACGACCTGGCATGGAAGGGCGAGTGGCGCCAGGCCATCGACCGCCTGCACGCGACGAACAACTTCCCCGAGTTCACCGGTCGGCTCTGCCCGGCGCCGTGTGAAGCCGCCTGCGTGCTCGGCATCAACCAGCCGGCCGTGACGATCAAGCAGGTCGAGGTCAGCATCATCGACCGGGCCTTCGAGAACGGCACGGTCACACCGGAGGCGCCCGAGCGGCTGTCCGGCAAGACCGTCGCGGTCATCGGGTCCGGCCCGGCCGGGCTCGCCGCTGCCCAGCAGCTGACCCGCGCCGGCCACACCGTGGCCGTCTACGAGCGCGCCGACGCGCCCGGAGGCCTGCTGCGCTACGGCATCCCCGAGTTCAAGATGGAGAAGGCGGTCCTGGACCGCCGGATCGCCCAGATGAAGTCCGAGGGCACCCGGTTCCGCAACGGTGTCGAGATCGGCAAGGACCTCACGGCCGCCGACCTGCGCAAGCGGTTCGACGCCGTCGTCATCGCGACCGGCGCCACCGTGCCGCGCGACCTGCCCGTCCCCGGGCGTGAGCTCGACGGGGTCATGCAGGCCATGGACTTCCTGCCGCCCGCGAACCGGGTGGCCCGCGGCCAGCACGTCGACGGCCAGGTGACGGCCGAGGGCAAGGACGTCATCGTCATCGGTGGTGGTGACACCGGCGCCGACTGCATCGGCACCTCGCACCGCCAGGGTGCCCGGTCGGTGACCAGCCTGGAGATCATGCCGCAGCCCCCGGGCGAACGGCCCGTGAACCAGCCCTGGCCCACCTACCCGATGACCTTCCGGGTCGCCTCGGCCCACGAGGAGGGTGGCGACCGCGTCTACGCCGTGTCGACGAGCGAGATCGTCGGTGACGGGCACGGTCGCGTCGCCGCCCTGCGCCTGCACGAGGTGCGCATGGGTGAGAACGGGTTCGAGAAGGTCGAGGGCACCGAGCGTGAGCTTCCGGCACAGCTGGTCCTGCTCGCGATGGGATTCCTCGGCCCGCAGCAGGACCTGCTCGACCAGTTCGGGGTCGAGCGCGACGCCCGCACCAACGCCGCCCGCGACGACGCGTACATGACCAACGTTCCCGGCGTCTTCGTCGCCGGCGACGCCGGTCGTGGGCAGTCGCTGATCGTCTGGGCCATCGCCGAGGGCCGGTCCGCGGCCAACGGGGTCGACGCCTGGCTGATGGGCAAGCCCTCCCGCCTGCCGCGCCCGGTCAACCCCACGGATCGTCCCCTCATGGCCTGA